One region of Marivirga arenosa genomic DNA includes:
- a CDS encoding PA0069 family radical SAM protein has protein sequence MKSDQNIKGRGAQHKLSNSYLKQEFTTEWDEGIDEYTHLEKPKTQIFYEYPKKIINKVSSPDVGMEYSINPYQGCEHGCVYCYARNSHEYWGWDAGLDFESKIIVKKNAPSLLEKELLHKNWKVKPIVLSGNTDCYQPIEKKLRITRSLLQVLAKYRHPVGIITKNVAVLDDLDILIDLAKDNLIRVIFSITSLDEKLRSVLEPRTASAAKKLNAIKVLSESGIPVSVMNAPIIPGLNHHEIPEIIKRSAEHGAIDAGYTVVRLNGRIAEIFKKWLENYFPERFDKIWHQIQSLHNGNVNDSNWGQRMKGNGNESDIIKQLFYMAKRKHMNSIQKIELNTHAFRRGGAYTLF, from the coding sequence GTGAAATCAGATCAAAACATAAAAGGAAGAGGAGCACAGCACAAATTATCTAATTCATATTTAAAACAAGAATTCACAACAGAATGGGATGAGGGAATAGATGAGTACACTCATTTAGAAAAACCTAAAACTCAGATTTTTTATGAATACCCTAAGAAGATCATTAATAAAGTTAGTAGCCCTGATGTTGGGATGGAGTATTCAATAAATCCTTATCAAGGCTGTGAACATGGATGTGTATATTGTTATGCACGCAATTCACATGAATATTGGGGTTGGGATGCTGGTTTAGATTTTGAATCAAAAATAATTGTAAAAAAGAATGCACCATCATTACTTGAAAAGGAACTTTTACATAAAAATTGGAAAGTAAAGCCCATTGTATTATCAGGAAACACAGACTGTTATCAACCGATCGAAAAGAAACTAAGAATTACCAGGTCCTTATTACAGGTATTAGCAAAATATCGACATCCTGTAGGAATTATTACTAAAAATGTAGCCGTATTAGATGATCTAGATATTTTAATTGATCTAGCAAAAGATAATTTGATCAGAGTTATTTTTTCCATTACCAGTTTGGATGAAAAACTGAGATCCGTATTAGAGCCCAGAACTGCATCAGCCGCTAAAAAACTAAATGCCATTAAGGTTTTGAGTGAATCAGGAATTCCTGTTTCAGTTATGAATGCTCCTATTATTCCTGGCTTAAATCACCATGAAATACCAGAAATAATAAAGAGGTCAGCCGAACATGGGGCAATAGATGCAGGTTATACAGTGGTGCGTTTAAATGGTAGAATAGCCGAAATTTTTAAAAAGTGGTTAGAGAATTATTTTCCAGAACGCTTTGATAAAATATGGCACCAGATACAAAGTTTACACAATGGAAATGTTAATGATTCGAATTGGGGTCAAAGAATGAAAGGGAATGGAAATGAATCTGATATAATCAAACAACTATTTTATATGGCAAAAAGAAAGCATATGAATTCAATTCAAAAAATTGAACTGAATACACATGCCTTCAGAAGGGGAGGGGCTTACACTTTATTTTAG
- a CDS encoding NAD(P)H-quinone oxidoreductase, whose protein sequence is MKAITIKKPGGPEVLQIEDKESPKAGKGEVLIEVKAAGVNRPDVFQRMGGYPAPAGAPDDIPGLEVAGIIKAIGEDVNDWKVGDKVCALVAGGGYATEVVAPALQCLPIPKGLDFREAASLPETFFTVWSNVFDRGHFKKGESFLVHGGTSGIGVSAIQMVKSMGGTFYTTAGTKEKCDYTDKLGADISINYKEEDFEEVLKDKGVDVILDMVGGDYTAKNLNILNPDGRLVIINAMKNAESTINMKKLMVKRLTITGSTLRARSPEFKGKIAQKLKQYIWPKIESGEIKPVIYKSFPLKDAAKAHELMESSQHIGKIILEVS, encoded by the coding sequence ATGAAAGCCATTACAATCAAAAAGCCCGGAGGACCAGAAGTATTACAAATTGAAGATAAAGAAAGCCCTAAAGCTGGAAAAGGAGAAGTTTTAATTGAAGTTAAAGCTGCAGGAGTCAATAGACCAGATGTTTTTCAAAGAATGGGGGGATACCCTGCTCCCGCTGGTGCTCCTGATGACATTCCCGGTTTGGAAGTAGCGGGAATAATAAAAGCCATAGGTGAAGATGTAAATGATTGGAAAGTTGGCGATAAGGTTTGTGCTTTAGTAGCGGGTGGCGGATATGCAACAGAAGTGGTAGCTCCAGCATTACAATGTCTTCCTATTCCAAAAGGATTAGACTTTAGAGAAGCTGCCTCGCTTCCAGAAACTTTCTTTACTGTATGGTCAAATGTTTTTGATAGAGGCCATTTCAAAAAGGGAGAGTCCTTCTTAGTTCATGGTGGAACATCAGGTATTGGAGTAAGCGCCATTCAAATGGTGAAAAGTATGGGAGGTACATTTTACACCACTGCGGGTACAAAGGAAAAGTGTGATTATACTGATAAATTAGGGGCAGATATTTCTATAAATTATAAAGAAGAAGATTTTGAGGAGGTTTTGAAGGATAAAGGAGTTGATGTTATCTTAGATATGGTTGGGGGTGATTATACAGCCAAAAACCTTAATATATTAAACCCTGATGGCAGATTAGTAATTATTAATGCCATGAAAAATGCTGAATCTACCATCAATATGAAAAAATTAATGGTGAAACGATTAACCATAACAGGTTCCACTTTAAGAGCACGGTCTCCGGAGTTTAAAGGCAAAATTGCTCAAAAATTAAAGCAATATATTTGGCCAAAAATTGAATCAGGTGAAATAAAACCTGTGATTTATAAAAGCTTTCCATTAAAAGATGCAGCAAAAGCACATGAATTGATGGAAAGCAGCCAACATATAGGAAAAATCATTTTGGAGGTTAGCTAA